A region from the Colwellia sp. PAMC 21821 genome encodes:
- a CDS encoding aldehyde dehydrogenase family protein, translating to MSESIFCNFINGEWVEGASSLTNISPADTSDIIGQYAQADTNQVEQALDAAIVGQLAWQESGLEQRYSVLMAIGDELIARKDELGKLLAREEGKTLPEGAGEIYRSGQFFHYYAAEVLRQMGETADSVRPGIEIETRREPVGVVGIITPWNFPLATAAWKIAPALAFGNAVVLKPANQVPASAWALTEIISRQGLPAGTFNLVMGPGAAVGDLLINSTKINALTFTGSLETGRKVAIATAANLVKCQLEMGSKNALVVLDDADLDNAVECAVGGAFFGTGQKCTASSRLIVTEGIHDRFVDAVVARMKQLVVGHPLREGVHIGAVADARQMKQNLNYIEIAKKEGGKLVSGGEVITEETEGYYLTPALFTETTNDMTINREEAFAPIACVIKVKDYDEALATLNDTNYGLVGGICTQSLKSATHFKRNAQTGCVMVNLPTAGTDYHVPFGGRKDSSFGSREMGSYAKEFYTIVKTTYIRS from the coding sequence ATGTCTGAATCAATTTTTTGTAATTTTATTAATGGTGAATGGGTAGAGGGCGCGAGCTCATTAACTAATATTAGCCCTGCCGACACCAGTGACATTATTGGCCAGTACGCACAAGCCGACACAAATCAAGTAGAACAAGCATTAGACGCAGCAATTGTTGGTCAGCTTGCTTGGCAAGAAAGTGGCTTAGAGCAACGTTATTCTGTGTTAATGGCCATTGGTGATGAGCTTATTGCACGTAAAGACGAATTAGGTAAATTGTTAGCCCGCGAAGAAGGTAAAACATTACCTGAAGGCGCTGGTGAAATATACCGTTCAGGTCAATTTTTTCATTATTATGCTGCTGAAGTATTACGCCAAATGGGCGAAACTGCTGATTCAGTTCGCCCTGGTATTGAAATTGAAACGCGCAGAGAGCCAGTGGGTGTTGTTGGTATTATTACCCCTTGGAACTTTCCTTTGGCAACAGCCGCTTGGAAAATTGCACCGGCATTAGCTTTTGGTAATGCGGTTGTTTTAAAACCAGCAAACCAAGTACCTGCTAGCGCATGGGCATTAACTGAAATTATCTCTCGTCAAGGCTTACCAGCAGGAACCTTTAATCTTGTTATGGGACCCGGTGCTGCAGTGGGTGATTTGTTAATTAACTCGACAAAAATTAACGCATTAACGTTTACTGGTTCGTTGGAAACAGGTCGTAAAGTTGCCATTGCAACGGCAGCAAACCTCGTGAAATGCCAATTAGAAATGGGCAGTAAAAATGCTTTAGTCGTGCTTGATGATGCCGATCTAGATAATGCCGTTGAGTGTGCAGTAGGTGGCGCTTTCTTTGGTACCGGTCAAAAATGTACCGCGTCATCACGTTTAATTGTCACTGAAGGTATACATGATCGTTTTGTTGACGCGGTAGTTGCAAGAATGAAGCAATTGGTGGTCGGTCATCCATTACGTGAAGGTGTTCATATTGGTGCGGTTGCAGATGCTCGTCAGATGAAGCAAAACCTTAACTATATTGAAATTGCCAAAAAAGAAGGCGGTAAATTAGTAAGTGGCGGCGAAGTTATTACTGAAGAAACAGAAGGCTACTACTTAACGCCAGCGTTGTTTACTGAAACCACGAATGACATGACGATTAACCGCGAAGAAGCTTTTGCACCAATCGCCTGCGTAATTAAAGTTAAAGATTATGACGAAGCGTTAGCCACACTGAACGACACTAATTACGGTTTAGTTGGCGGTATTTGTACACAATCGCTTAAATCAGCAACCCACTTCAAACGTAATGCTCAAACAGGTTGTGTGATGGTTAATTTACCTACGGCTGGAACTGATTACCACGTACCTTTTGGTGGCCGCAAAGACTCTAGCTTTGGCTCTCGTGAAATGGGTAGCTACGCAAAAGAATTTTACACCATCGTTAAAACCACTTATATCCGTTCATAA
- a CDS encoding dipeptidase, with protein sequence MHNDLIVIDGLQYSNWNRSIFQQLKEGGVTMVHVTVVYHEQIRETLLRMGDWNRHFEHNHDLIMPVKSAADILLAKKLGKVGVMFGAQNCSPIEDDISMVEIMRELNLMIMQLTYNNQSLLACGCYEAEDSGVTRFGKQVIKEMNRVGMLVDMSHSGERSTLEAIDISERPIVISHANPNSFHEAKRNKSDTVLKALGESGGLLGFSLYPFHLKNGPDCTLDDFCNMVADTADLMGIDNIGIGTDLCQDQPLSVLEWMRNGRWSKEMDYGEGSKANADWPRPLSWFRDSRDFPNITQGLQDRGFKAEDIAKVMGLNWLNLLDKGLKPQVFKG encoded by the coding sequence ATGCATAACGATCTTATTGTCATTGATGGATTGCAGTATTCCAACTGGAACCGGTCTATTTTTCAACAGCTTAAAGAAGGTGGTGTCACCATGGTGCATGTCACCGTGGTATATCACGAACAAATTCGCGAAACGCTATTGCGTATGGGGGATTGGAATCGACATTTTGAGCACAATCACGATTTAATCATGCCAGTAAAAAGTGCTGCGGATATTCTTTTAGCTAAAAAATTAGGCAAAGTTGGCGTGATGTTTGGCGCACAAAACTGTTCGCCTATCGAAGATGATATTTCAATGGTTGAGATCATGCGTGAGCTCAACTTGATGATTATGCAGCTGACTTATAACAACCAAAGCTTACTGGCTTGTGGTTGTTATGAAGCAGAAGACAGTGGTGTTACACGCTTTGGTAAACAAGTCATTAAAGAAATGAACCGTGTTGGTATGTTGGTTGATATGAGCCACAGCGGAGAGCGTAGTACCTTGGAGGCGATTGATATTTCTGAGCGTCCCATTGTTATCTCGCATGCCAACCCGAATAGTTTTCATGAAGCAAAACGTAATAAATCTGACACGGTGTTAAAAGCGCTAGGTGAGTCGGGTGGATTATTGGGCTTTAGTTTGTATCCGTTCCACTTAAAAAATGGCCCAGATTGCACATTAGACGATTTTTGCAACATGGTTGCCGATACAGCAGACCTTATGGGGATTGATAATATTGGCATAGGGACAGATTTATGCCAAGACCAACCATTATCAGTACTTGAGTGGATGCGTAATGGTCGTTGGTCAAAAGAAATGGACTATGGCGAAGGCTCAAAAGCCAATGCTGACTGGCCAAGACCACTCTCTTGGTTTCGTGACAGTCGCGATTTTCCAAATATAACACAAGGATTACAAGATAGAGGTTTTAAGGCAGAGGATATTGCCAAAGTCATGGGGTTAAATTGGCTGAACCTTCTGGATAAAGGCTTAAAACCTCAAGTGTTTAAGGGCTAA
- a CDS encoding SDR family oxidoreductase, which yields MSIKSILITGCSSGIGLHAALTLSARGYQVFATARKAQDVADLQARGLTAYRLDLTKPESISQAVTQVMEQTGGRLDYLYNNGAYGQPGALEDLPTQALREQFETNVFGWHELTKQIIPVMKRQGHGRIIQCSSVLGFVSMAYRGAYNASKYAIEGLTDTLRLELKDANITVILLEPGPINTQFRANALAAIKAHIDIEASDHKVQYQQQISRLTSEKSNAPFTLEPLAVTQALIHALESKRPKLRYRITTPTKLFAVLKRLLPTRWLDYFLAKG from the coding sequence ATGTCAATAAAATCTATTTTAATTACCGGCTGCTCAAGCGGCATTGGTTTACATGCGGCTTTAACACTTTCTGCGCGCGGTTATCAAGTATTTGCTACGGCGCGAAAAGCACAAGATGTTGCCGACTTGCAAGCCAGAGGTTTAACCGCGTATCGGTTAGATCTCACTAAACCTGAAAGTATTTCCCAAGCTGTTACTCAAGTAATGGAGCAAACAGGTGGACGTTTAGATTACCTTTATAATAACGGCGCTTATGGTCAACCGGGGGCGTTGGAAGACTTACCTACCCAGGCTCTGCGAGAGCAGTTTGAAACCAATGTTTTTGGTTGGCACGAACTTACCAAGCAAATAATTCCGGTGATGAAACGTCAAGGCCATGGCCGCATTATCCAATGTAGTTCAGTGTTAGGTTTTGTTTCTATGGCGTATCGCGGCGCTTACAATGCCTCAAAATATGCCATTGAAGGTTTAACCGATACCTTAAGGTTAGAATTAAAAGACGCTAATATTACGGTGATTTTATTAGAGCCGGGGCCAATAAATACACAATTTAGAGCCAACGCTTTAGCGGCGATTAAAGCCCATATCGATATTGAAGCTAGCGATCATAAAGTACAATACCAACAACAAATTTCACGTTTAACCAGTGAGAAATCGAATGCGCCTTTTACCTTAGAGCCACTCGCTGTTACCCAAGCTTTGATTCATGCTTTAGAAAGTAAGCGGCCAAAATTGCGCTACCGTATAACGACTCCGACTAAACTCTTTGCCGTGTTGAAGCGATTATTGCCAACGCGTTGGTTGGACTATTTTCTCGCGAAAGGTTAA
- a CDS encoding DUF4287 domain-containing protein, which translates to MDKALQSMINNMPEKTGKKLEEWIQILHDKSFEKHSMAVKYLKDEHGVTHGFANTIVTLSKENNVTADDLVLAQYNGKESLKPIYELLIATITSFGNDVVITPKKGSVSLIRKKQFALIKPATKTRIDLGLKLTDVEVQGRLENSGPFGTMCTHRIQLQNISDVDADIIKWLSMAYEKSV; encoded by the coding sequence ATGGATAAAGCACTTCAATCAATGATTAATAATATGCCTGAAAAAACAGGAAAGAAGCTAGAAGAGTGGATACAAATATTGCATGATAAAAGCTTCGAAAAACATTCAATGGCAGTAAAGTACTTAAAAGATGAACACGGGGTAACACACGGTTTTGCCAACACCATAGTCACTTTATCCAAAGAGAATAATGTAACTGCGGATGATTTGGTTTTAGCGCAATATAATGGTAAAGAATCACTTAAACCCATTTATGAATTACTCATTGCTACAATCACAAGTTTTGGCAATGATGTTGTAATAACGCCCAAAAAAGGAAGTGTTAGTTTAATTAGAAAAAAACAATTTGCGCTAATAAAACCGGCAACTAAAACAAGAATAGATTTAGGTTTAAAACTAACAGATGTAGAAGTACAAGGCCGCTTAGAAAACTCAGGGCCATTTGGGACTATGTGCACCCACAGAATACAGCTGCAGAATATTTCTGATGTTGATGCCGACATTATTAAATGGCTATCAATGGCGTATGAAAAATCGGTATAG
- a CDS encoding DinB family protein: MSLVKNFRMMALYNQRINAQLMVNCLTLSKELIEKETHSFFPNIISYWNHILFGDLILLGRLALNHVARLTPQTLSAWPTPRSPQDIYCGNLSDFALLRSQVDELIIQYCTNLTDEDCDRLISYTTTEGEPITKVVADVTQHIFNHQTHHRGQLTCVLSQFGVDYGCMDLPVIVSEGSRASTKLTSLIISKSS, encoded by the coding sequence TTGAGTTTGGTAAAAAATTTCAGAATGATGGCTTTATATAATCAACGGATTAACGCTCAGTTAATGGTTAACTGCCTAACGTTATCAAAAGAGCTTATTGAAAAAGAAACACATTCTTTTTTTCCAAATATTATAAGTTATTGGAACCACATTCTGTTCGGTGATTTAATTTTATTAGGCCGATTAGCGTTAAACCATGTAGCTAGGCTAACACCTCAAACATTATCAGCATGGCCAACACCTAGGTCTCCACAAGATATTTATTGCGGTAATTTATCAGACTTTGCGCTTTTAAGATCACAGGTTGACGAGCTTATCATACAATATTGTACAAACTTGACCGATGAGGATTGTGATCGACTTATTAGCTATACAACAACTGAAGGTGAGCCTATTACGAAGGTTGTAGCGGATGTAACACAACATATTTTTAATCACCAAACACACCATCGCGGCCAATTGACCTGCGTGTTAAGCCAATTTGGTGTCGATTACGGCTGTATGGATTTACCGGTTATTGTTTCAGAAGGCAGTCGTGCTAGCACGAAGTTAACCTCCCTCATTATTTCAAAGTCATCATAA
- a CDS encoding DUF3726 domain-containing protein: MNISMNEFKASLRRCFEASGYFVGNYEDAANMVLWLEKHGLNGLKELKQALPYIYEDRNKPLSNVIYEDSTSATIDAHNRSALNCIAAAVDLAHAKALESGIATVTVHNCHNRMFVLKALTDRGRSGISAAAYWQNGSKKVTEHTAAIGSGKRYPSYSEGPTNLTNSPNDKQALTIICSSRVDITSSLQSSASRFISSEQIEKNKQHTVEHGIEIEPEVWAEVNRIAAGVLVENTAASKKDAGGR, translated from the coding sequence ATGAATATTTCTATGAACGAATTTAAAGCGTCTTTACGTCGTTGTTTTGAAGCCAGTGGTTATTTTGTTGGTAATTATGAAGACGCTGCCAACATGGTGCTTTGGCTTGAAAAACACGGATTAAATGGCCTAAAAGAGCTTAAGCAAGCCCTACCCTATATATACGAAGATCGAAATAAGCCGTTAAGCAATGTAATTTACGAAGATAGTACTTCAGCAACAATAGATGCACATAACCGTAGTGCGCTAAATTGTATTGCTGCTGCCGTTGACTTAGCACACGCCAAAGCTTTAGAAAGTGGTATAGCTACAGTTACCGTGCATAATTGTCATAATCGTATGTTTGTTTTAAAAGCCTTAACTGACCGTGGTCGTAGTGGAATAAGCGCCGCTGCCTATTGGCAAAATGGTAGTAAAAAAGTCACCGAACATACCGCTGCTATTGGTTCTGGCAAACGTTATCCTAGTTATAGTGAAGGCCCCACAAACCTTACTAATAGCCCAAATGACAAACAAGCCTTAACCATCATATGTAGCTCACGTGTTGATATAACGTCATCGTTACAAAGTAGTGCAAGTCGCTTTATTAGCTCAGAACAAATTGAGAAGAATAAACAGCACACCGTTGAACATGGTATAGAGATAGAACCAGAAGTGTGGGCTGAAGTTAATCGTATCGCTGCAGGCGTTTTAGTTGAAAATACCGCAGCATCGAAAAAAGATGCAGGTGGACGTTAG
- a CDS encoding class I SAM-dependent methyltransferase, whose translation MQPAELAKKYNKIAEWWHQNHSDSDYGVVQFKLALNFCAQHGQALDVGCGAGGRFIRILKEKGFNITGLDISEKMVHLAQKNHPEDYFLVQDICSWETAQKFDFIYAWDSIFHLPLNKHHSVISKLCSLLSSGGILMYTLGNATGENMDEWLDDTFYYSSIGINANAQLLLDNGLNLLHLELDQYPERHVFVVAAKP comes from the coding sequence ATGCAACCTGCTGAGTTAGCGAAAAAGTACAATAAAATAGCCGAATGGTGGCATCAGAATCATTCTGATTCCGACTATGGTGTGGTTCAATTTAAACTTGCGCTAAACTTCTGCGCACAACATGGTCAAGCGTTGGATGTTGGTTGCGGTGCTGGTGGCAGATTTATTCGAATTCTTAAAGAAAAAGGATTTAATATTACCGGTCTAGACATCTCAGAAAAGATGGTTCATTTAGCCCAAAAAAATCATCCCGAAGATTACTTTCTCGTTCAGGATATTTGTTCTTGGGAAACAGCACAAAAATTTGACTTTATTTACGCTTGGGACAGTATTTTTCATTTACCACTTAATAAGCATCATTCGGTGATTAGTAAGCTTTGCTCACTGCTAAGTTCAGGTGGCATTTTAATGTACACATTGGGTAATGCTACAGGTGAAAATATGGACGAATGGCTTGACGATACGTTCTATTACAGTTCTATTGGGATTAATGCTAACGCTCAATTACTATTAGATAACGGTTTAAATTTGTTGCATTTAGAACTTGATCAATATCCTGAGCGACACGTGTTTGTCGTCGCAGCAAAGCCCTAA
- a CDS encoding FdhF/YdeP family oxidoreductase, with amino-acid sequence MSKPTKTSPAYSSPAGGWGALKSSAKHLIKSENAAKNVKALLRANQPGGFDCPGCAWGDSADAGKVDFCENGVKAIAWEATSKRVDVEFFQQHSITELKQWDDHSLEKSGRLTQPMFFDGKSDHYQAISWDDAFNVIADNLQNLASPDEALLYTSGRASNEAAYLYQLFGRVLGTNNFPDCSNMCHEASGIGMASSLGTGKGTVTMEDFDEADAIFVFGQNPGTNHPRMLGTLRKASKRGATIVSINNLQERGLQKFLDPQSPKEMILFTGTNISQYYFTPRLGGDMAILRGVAKSLFERFKQDKTVLDSDFIAEHCHGIEAYQSSVEATSWEKIISQCGLSRQDIEQITDIYASNKKVIFTWAMGITQHKHSVATIQELVNVLLLRGNIGKPGAGACPVRGHSNVQGNRTVGINEKPSMEFLDALDSHYAFTTPRNHGLNTVESIHAMLSGKAKVFIALGGNFAAATPDTARAYQALQQCDLTVQISTKLNRSHVITGKQAIIFPCLGRTEIDSQSSGEQCITVEDSMSMVHSSTGQNEPASPHLRSETAIVAGIAKASVGEQIVNWTNLKNDYGLIREDISKVLPEFFDYNQRIKIGRGFHLENKAAQRQWKTKALKATFSNTLLPEKLAHEVAKEFTDKPILTLQTLRSHDQYNTSIYGMDDRYRGIYGERRVVFVNADDMAKQQLNNGDKVKITTVSNDNIVRSITDFKVVEYTIPAGCVAAYYPETNPLVPLESTADNCGTPTYKSIAVSIEKV; translated from the coding sequence ATGTCAAAACCTACAAAAACATCTCCTGCATATTCTTCACCCGCTGGCGGTTGGGGAGCACTGAAAAGCTCGGCTAAACATTTGATTAAAAGTGAAAATGCCGCTAAAAACGTTAAAGCGTTATTACGCGCCAACCAACCAGGCGGCTTTGACTGCCCAGGCTGTGCATGGGGTGATTCAGCAGACGCAGGTAAAGTTGATTTTTGTGAAAATGGCGTAAAAGCAATCGCATGGGAAGCGACAAGCAAAAGGGTTGACGTTGAATTCTTTCAACAACACTCGATCACCGAGTTAAAACAATGGGATGATCATTCCCTAGAAAAAAGTGGCCGTTTAACTCAGCCGATGTTTTTTGATGGCAAAAGTGACCATTATCAAGCTATAAGCTGGGACGATGCCTTTAACGTTATCGCTGATAATCTTCAAAACCTTGCATCACCAGATGAGGCGCTACTGTATACCTCAGGCCGAGCGAGCAATGAGGCGGCTTATTTGTATCAATTATTTGGCCGCGTGTTAGGCACCAATAATTTCCCTGATTGTTCCAATATGTGCCATGAAGCTTCAGGCATAGGCATGGCCAGCAGCTTAGGAACAGGCAAAGGCACAGTGACCATGGAAGATTTCGACGAAGCTGACGCTATTTTCGTCTTTGGCCAAAACCCCGGCACTAATCACCCACGTATGTTGGGTACATTACGAAAAGCCAGTAAACGCGGCGCAACTATTGTCAGTATTAACAATCTGCAAGAGCGTGGCTTACAGAAATTCTTAGATCCACAAAGTCCCAAAGAAATGATCCTTTTCACTGGCACCAATATTAGCCAATATTACTTTACCCCACGATTGGGTGGCGACATGGCCATTTTGCGTGGTGTCGCCAAGTCATTATTCGAACGATTTAAACAAGATAAAACCGTACTTGATAGCGACTTTATTGCAGAACATTGCCATGGTATTGAGGCATATCAAAGCAGTGTTGAAGCCACATCATGGGAAAAAATAATCAGCCAATGCGGACTGAGCCGACAAGACATAGAACAAATTACCGACATTTATGCCAGCAACAAAAAAGTCATTTTCACGTGGGCTATGGGTATTACCCAACACAAGCATTCGGTTGCCACCATTCAAGAATTGGTAAATGTGTTACTGCTCAGAGGTAATATCGGTAAACCCGGCGCGGGCGCTTGTCCTGTTCGCGGCCATTCTAATGTTCAAGGCAATCGCACGGTAGGGATTAACGAAAAACCGTCAATGGAATTTCTTGATGCCTTAGATAGTCACTATGCTTTTACAACGCCACGTAATCATGGCCTAAATACGGTTGAATCAATACACGCTATGTTGTCAGGCAAAGCCAAAGTGTTTATCGCCCTAGGCGGTAACTTTGCCGCTGCAACACCCGACACAGCGCGAGCTTATCAAGCCTTACAGCAATGTGACCTAACCGTGCAAATTAGCACTAAACTCAATCGCAGCCATGTAATTACGGGTAAACAGGCAATAATTTTTCCTTGCTTAGGCCGTACTGAAATTGACAGCCAATCCAGTGGAGAACAATGCATTACCGTAGAAGACTCTATGAGTATGGTGCATAGCTCAACGGGCCAAAATGAGCCAGCATCACCGCATTTACGTTCAGAAACTGCCATTGTTGCCGGCATAGCTAAAGCTTCAGTGGGTGAGCAGATTGTTAATTGGACTAACCTAAAGAACGACTATGGTTTAATACGAGAAGATATTAGCAAAGTACTGCCAGAATTTTTTGATTACAACCAACGTATAAAAATTGGCAGAGGTTTTCATTTAGAAAATAAAGCGGCGCAGCGCCAATGGAAAACAAAAGCGTTAAAAGCCACCTTTTCAAATACCCTACTACCAGAAAAGTTGGCCCACGAAGTGGCTAAAGAGTTTACCGACAAGCCTATTTTAACTTTACAAACGCTACGTTCACATGACCAATACAACACCTCAATTTACGGTATGGACGATCGCTACCGCGGTATATATGGCGAACGTCGTGTAGTATTTGTCAACGCTGATGACATGGCGAAACAGCAATTAAACAATGGTGACAAAGTTAAAATCACCACTGTATCAAACGACAATATAGTGCGTTCGATCACCGACTTTAAAGTGGTTGAATATACTATTCCTGCCGGCTGTGTAGCGGCCTATTATCCAGAAACTAATCCGCTTGTGCCGTTAGAAAGTACCGCTGATAATTGCGGTACACCGACTTATAAATCAATCGCAGTTTCTATCGAGAAAGTATAG
- a CDS encoding IS110 family transposase — MKITTIGLDIAKSIFHMFAVNKNGRFVKKKQLRRKQVLSFMATLEPCLIVMEACGSANYWARKFIELGHQVKLIAPQYVKPFVKGNKNDYNDAEGIAEAAQRPTMRFVPIKSIEQQDIQNFHRQRERIKKERKALASQVRGLLGEYGIVINKGISAIRNELPDILEDATNELTYLSREIFNELWLEFQVTEVKFKACEVRLNTMNKENEICVRLDEILGIGAITASATYAAAGDGKDFVNGRHFSAWLGLVPGQHSTGGKATLLGISKRGNSYLRTLYIHGARAVLRHSENKTDRFSLWAQALKSRRGHNKACVAVANKIARMAWVIMAKGESYRPAI; from the coding sequence ATGAAGATTACTACAATCGGTTTAGACATTGCAAAATCAATTTTTCACATGTTCGCTGTGAATAAAAATGGGCGATTTGTAAAAAAGAAACAATTAAGAAGAAAACAAGTGTTGAGTTTCATGGCTACATTAGAGCCTTGCCTAATTGTAATGGAAGCTTGTGGCAGTGCGAACTACTGGGCTAGAAAATTTATTGAATTGGGGCACCAAGTAAAACTTATTGCGCCTCAATATGTAAAACCCTTCGTTAAAGGCAATAAAAATGATTATAACGATGCCGAAGGTATTGCAGAGGCAGCGCAACGCCCGACCATGAGGTTTGTGCCAATTAAATCGATAGAACAACAAGATATTCAAAACTTCCATCGACAACGTGAACGCATAAAGAAAGAACGTAAAGCATTAGCAAGTCAGGTACGAGGCTTGTTAGGAGAATATGGCATTGTCATCAATAAAGGTATTTCTGCAATTCGCAATGAACTGCCGGATATTTTAGAGGATGCGACAAATGAGTTAACGTATTTAAGTCGGGAGATATTTAATGAGTTATGGCTTGAATTTCAAGTCACAGAAGTGAAGTTTAAAGCGTGTGAAGTTCGCTTAAACACGATGAATAAAGAAAATGAAATATGTGTTCGCTTAGATGAAATATTAGGTATTGGAGCAATCACAGCTAGCGCTACTTATGCAGCTGCAGGAGATGGAAAAGACTTTGTAAATGGTCGACATTTTTCGGCATGGCTTGGGCTTGTTCCTGGGCAGCATTCAACGGGTGGAAAGGCCACCTTACTCGGTATAAGTAAACGCGGTAATAGTTATTTAAGAACACTATACATCCACGGGGCCCGGGCAGTATTAAGGCACAGTGAAAACAAAACTGACCGATTTAGTTTGTGGGCACAAGCGTTAAAATCCCGACGAGGACACAACAAAGCATGCGTTGCTGTGGCGAATAAAATAGCAAGAATGGCTTGGGTAATAATGGCGAAGGGGGAAAGTTATCGCCCGGCTATATAA
- a CDS encoding LysR family transcriptional regulator, giving the protein MAMPEFKIAQLRHFVWVAELRGFHNAAEKACRTQPAISLSIRDLENKLSTHLFEKRNAKTTVTTLTPFGRYFLPKAKELIAHHDNIAQDMALMSEHKTGHLRLASVPSIACHMLPELLSEFIADSPDLHISFFDDSSEAVLRKVEKRQVDIGIASLPHEHEHSGIEFTPIWQDQIGLVCPVNHPLAEAEEIHWKELRKHRLIRNGTSRLLEGTEAEPLLKDSQFLISNMLSLIAMLEVGLGVTTLPWFAFPKESKKLRFIPLTTPKIIRKIGIVQLSNKTLSPAAAALLAFILKKSAIAEND; this is encoded by the coding sequence ATGGCAATGCCAGAATTCAAAATTGCACAATTACGACACTTTGTATGGGTGGCTGAATTACGCGGCTTTCACAATGCAGCAGAAAAAGCTTGTCGGACCCAGCCCGCCATATCGTTGTCAATTAGAGACTTGGAAAATAAGCTTTCAACACACCTGTTTGAAAAAAGAAATGCCAAAACAACGGTAACGACATTAACGCCTTTTGGCCGTTACTTTTTACCAAAAGCGAAAGAGTTAATTGCCCATCACGACAATATTGCTCAAGACATGGCGCTAATGAGCGAGCATAAAACTGGGCATTTAAGACTAGCATCTGTCCCTTCAATCGCCTGTCATATGTTACCCGAACTGCTATCTGAGTTTATTGCTGACTCACCAGATTTACATATAAGTTTTTTCGATGACAGTTCAGAAGCAGTACTACGTAAAGTTGAAAAAAGACAAGTAGATATTGGCATTGCTAGCTTGCCACATGAGCATGAACATTCCGGCATTGAATTCACCCCTATTTGGCAAGATCAAATAGGCTTAGTATGCCCAGTAAATCATCCATTAGCAGAAGCCGAAGAAATACATTGGAAAGAACTACGAAAACATCGGTTAATTCGAAATGGCACATCACGGTTATTAGAAGGCACAGAAGCCGAACCGTTACTCAAAGATTCACAGTTTCTTATTTCTAACATGTTGTCATTAATCGCCATGCTAGAAGTGGGTTTAGGCGTGACTACATTGCCTTGGTTCGCCTTCCCTAAAGAAAGTAAAAAATTACGATTCATCCCGCTAACTACGCCGAAAATCATTAGAAAAATCGGTATTGTGCAGCTAAGTAACAAAACATTATCACCGGCAGCAGCGGCATTATTAGCCTTTATATTAAAAAAATCAGCAATAGCAGAAAACGACTAA
- a CDS encoding DUF3024 domain-containing protein, which translates to MTISEFELFKVEKLAKNFCANKNKNIPRELVFIDYKMEQQSLFLLEVRPLWDNPTKKTETLIAKFTYVKKDKVWKLYWRRQNMKWQQYLPGGINQHLEPLLNIVTEDQQGCFWG; encoded by the coding sequence GTGACAATCAGTGAATTTGAATTATTTAAGGTAGAAAAATTAGCAAAAAACTTCTGTGCTAATAAAAATAAGAATATTCCTCGTGAATTAGTATTTATTGATTATAAAATGGAACAGCAAAGTTTATTTTTGCTTGAGGTTCGACCTCTATGGGATAACCCAACTAAAAAAACAGAAACCTTAATTGCCAAATTTACGTATGTTAAAAAAGATAAAGTTTGGAAGTTATATTGGCGACGTCAAAATATGAAATGGCAGCAATACTTGCCAGGCGGTATTAATCAACATTTAGAGCCATTATTGAATATAGTTACTGAAGACCAACAAGGATGCTTTTGGGGCTAA
- a CDS encoding DUF3185 family protein → MNNKIIGIVLIIVGVALTLWGFNIYDSASSQVTRAVSGDTPIEAWAGMVGGIIAVLVGIRKLK, encoded by the coding sequence ATGAATAATAAAATTATCGGTATCGTCCTTATTATTGTCGGTGTAGCTTTAACGTTATGGGGCTTTAATATATATGATTCTGCAAGCTCGCAAGTTACTCGAGCAGTAAGTGGTGATACGCCAATTGAAGCATGGGCTGGTATGGTTGGTGGTATTATTGCTGTTTTAGTTGGTATTAGAAAGTTAAAATAA